One genomic segment of Longimicrobium sp. includes these proteins:
- a CDS encoding S8 family peptidase: MMHLRRLSIPALALALAPAWAHAQSAPADTASAGPPHDWWQLDPATNHVNGIALERAYAELLPGKTARPVVIAIIDSGVDISHPDLAANVWTNPREIAGNGRDDDGNGYVDDVHGWDFIGGRDGRDVEHDTYESVRIYARLRGRYENANPATLDAAGKREYQQFADARRKLESDRARAAQELAAAKQIIPQLQQLEAVLRPALNGDSLTEESVRRLRSVRLDVQQAREAWLSAAAQGYTVESLTEYRRDQENKLQFGLNPAYNPRAIVGDDTTKIVERGYGNSEVTGPDAMHGTHVAGIIGAVRGNGVGVNGIAPNGVQMMILRAVPDGDERDKDISNAIRYAADNGARVINMSFGKSDSPQKGAVDDAVRYAESKGVLIVHAAGNEGAFLDNSPSYPTRTFLSGGTARNWIEVGSSAIASDSLAADFSNYSRTGVDVFAPGVAIWSTVPHNRYQNLQGTSMSAPVVTGVAALLLSYYPTLTAAQVKDIIIQSATRYPNQMVIRPGEGGGRVPFEQLSVSGGVVNAYNALKLAAERVGH, translated from the coding sequence ATGATGCATCTCCGTCGTCTTTCCATTCCGGCGCTCGCGCTGGCCCTGGCGCCCGCGTGGGCGCACGCGCAGAGCGCGCCCGCCGACACCGCGTCGGCGGGGCCGCCGCACGACTGGTGGCAGCTGGACCCGGCCACCAACCACGTGAACGGCATCGCCCTGGAGCGCGCCTACGCCGAGCTCCTCCCGGGGAAGACGGCGCGCCCCGTCGTCATCGCCATCATCGACTCCGGCGTCGACATCTCCCACCCGGACCTGGCCGCCAACGTGTGGACCAACCCGCGCGAGATCGCCGGCAACGGCAGGGACGACGACGGCAACGGCTACGTGGACGACGTGCACGGGTGGGACTTCATCGGCGGGCGCGACGGCCGCGACGTGGAGCACGACACCTACGAGTCGGTGCGCATCTACGCCCGGCTGCGCGGCAGGTACGAGAACGCCAACCCCGCCACGCTGGACGCCGCCGGGAAGCGCGAGTACCAGCAGTTCGCCGACGCGCGCCGCAAGCTGGAGAGCGACCGCGCGCGCGCCGCGCAGGAGCTGGCCGCGGCCAAGCAGATCATCCCCCAGCTGCAGCAGCTGGAGGCGGTGCTGCGGCCGGCGCTGAACGGCGACTCGCTGACCGAGGAGAGCGTGCGCCGGCTGCGCTCGGTGCGGCTGGACGTGCAGCAGGCGCGCGAGGCCTGGCTGTCGGCCGCGGCGCAGGGGTACACCGTGGAGTCGCTCACCGAGTACCGGCGCGACCAGGAGAACAAGCTGCAGTTCGGGCTGAACCCCGCGTACAACCCGCGCGCCATCGTGGGCGACGACACCACGAAGATCGTGGAGCGCGGCTACGGAAACAGCGAGGTGACGGGCCCCGACGCCATGCACGGCACGCACGTGGCGGGGATCATCGGCGCGGTGCGCGGCAACGGCGTGGGGGTGAACGGCATCGCCCCCAACGGCGTGCAGATGATGATCCTGCGCGCGGTGCCCGACGGCGACGAGCGCGACAAGGACATCTCCAACGCCATCCGTTACGCGGCCGACAACGGCGCGCGCGTCATCAACATGAGCTTCGGCAAGTCCGACTCGCCGCAGAAGGGCGCGGTGGACGACGCGGTGCGCTACGCCGAGAGCAAGGGCGTGCTGATCGTGCACGCGGCGGGGAACGAGGGCGCCTTCCTGGACAACTCGCCCAGCTACCCCACGCGCACCTTCCTGAGCGGCGGCACGGCGCGCAACTGGATAGAGGTGGGCTCGTCGGCCATCGCGTCCGACAGCCTGGCGGCGGACTTCTCCAACTACAGCCGCACGGGGGTGGATGTGTTCGCGCCGGGCGTGGCCATCTGGTCCACCGTGCCGCACAACCGCTACCAGAACCTGCAGGGCACCAGCATGTCGGCACCCGTGGTCACCGGCGTGGCGGCGCTGCTGCTGTCGTACTACCCCACGCTCACCGCGGCGCAGGTGAAAGACATCATCATCCAGTCGGCCACGCGCTACCCCAACCAGATGGTGATCCGGCCGGGCGAGGGCGGCGGGCGCGTGCCCTTCGAGCAGCTCTCCGTCTCCGGCGGCGTGGTGAACGCGTACAACGCGCTGAAGCTGGCCGCGGAGCGGGTGGGACACTGA
- a CDS encoding DUF3224 domain-containing protein, with the protein MSTRATANFEITGWEQTAYGDEGGGPKLARATVKKTFRGDVEGTSTAELLMCGDASGGGAGYIAQEVVTATLGGRSGTFVLQHGGVRGAGEAYTFGNVVPDSATGELRGMTGKAEYRHDENGAVLTLDYDFAATTGSGATAAS; encoded by the coding sequence ATGAGCACGCGCGCCACGGCGAACTTCGAGATCACCGGCTGGGAGCAGACCGCGTATGGAGATGAGGGAGGTGGGCCGAAGCTCGCCCGCGCGACCGTGAAGAAGACCTTCCGCGGCGACGTGGAGGGGACGAGCACCGCCGAACTGCTGATGTGCGGCGATGCGAGCGGCGGCGGCGCGGGCTACATCGCGCAGGAGGTGGTGACGGCGACGCTCGGCGGGCGCAGCGGCACGTTCGTGCTGCAGCACGGCGGGGTGCGCGGCGCGGGCGAGGCGTACACCTTCGGCAACGTCGTCCCCGACTCGGCCACGGGCGAGCTGCGCGGCATGACCGGCAAGGCCGAGTACCGCCACGACGAGAACGGCGCCGTCCTCACGCTGGACTACGACTTCGCGGCCACGACCGGCTCGGGCGCGACCGCGGCATCCTGA
- a CDS encoding metalloregulator ArsR/SmtB family transcription factor, whose translation MDAVFRALADPGRRRLLDLLHARSGQTLGQLCAEMEMTRQAVSKHLAILEAANLVATVRRGREKLHYLNPVPIHEISERWIGKYERTRLDALRALKRSLEEGG comes from the coding sequence ATGGACGCCGTCTTCCGAGCGCTGGCCGACCCCGGCCGCAGGCGCCTGCTGGACCTGCTGCACGCCCGCAGCGGCCAGACGCTGGGCCAGCTCTGCGCGGAGATGGAGATGACGCGGCAGGCCGTCTCCAAGCACCTGGCCATCCTCGAGGCGGCCAACCTGGTCGCCACGGTCCGGCGCGGCCGCGAGAAGCTGCACTACCTGAACCCCGTGCCGATCCACGAGATCAGCGAGCGCTGGATCGGCAAGTACGAGCGCACCCGGCTGGATGCGCTCCGCGCGCTGAAGCGCAGCCTGGAGGAGGGCGGATGA
- a CDS encoding SRPBCC family protein has protein sequence MMMTTQSTVYVTYIAATAERVWEALTSPEHTERYFFGRRIESDWKEGSTWTLWMPDGRADVSGRVLRAERPRVLSVSWRVEWIEELRDLPESIVTYTIEPLGDVVRLTMEEAHPTPIPEELLEGGRQGWPMILSGLKTLLETGRALNLAVPEPPATK, from the coding sequence ATGATGATGACCACGCAGAGCACCGTCTACGTCACCTACATCGCCGCCACGGCGGAGCGGGTGTGGGAGGCGCTGACCAGCCCGGAGCACACCGAGCGCTACTTCTTCGGCCGGCGCATCGAGTCGGACTGGAAGGAAGGCTCCACCTGGACGCTGTGGATGCCGGACGGGCGCGCCGACGTCAGCGGCCGGGTGCTGCGCGCCGAGCGCCCACGCGTGCTTTCCGTCTCCTGGCGCGTGGAGTGGATCGAGGAGCTGCGCGATCTCCCCGAATCCATCGTCACCTACACCATCGAGCCGCTGGGCGACGTGGTGCGCCTGACGATGGAGGAAGCGCACCCCACGCCCATCCCCGAGGAGCTGCTGGAGGGCGGCCGCCAGGGATGGCCCATGATCCTCAGCGGCCTGAAGACGCTGCTGGAGACCGGCCGCGCGTTGAACCTGGCCGTCCCCGAGCCGCCCGCGACAAAATGA